In Mycoavidus cysteinexigens, a genomic segment contains:
- a CDS encoding hemagglutinin repeat-containing protein produces the protein MNPIQNIPPQFSKPSSSTASQQTTSSNREPIPERDIPPAVEPEWAIIRSPQLQSDLTLKIVLHEVTGRMPVEPNLFIKIAGQPAEMSSVEADGTTYWGYRFFNHDRVVLTTGSPVWRQNGGLDALSVTEGQMTIRYGAKLKRFAQLDLIADSIKIEGEVQAQRIRLLSGANQLHYTEARGWENVFGPQLAGQTELPDRGRQTVAQQAKVRAERELWISSQGDLVNQGTLRTDHGDLRLTGAGTFTNDGGLVKISKGAGVLTVDVAALSNVSGDIFHQGDGEKVEIKATDLNNQAGAIRSNNDLTLSIRALEGSGVIKAKRDLSVSLQNDYTHTDPQALQAGRHLSFKTQGKLIHQSVLHSSGEMHISAAEIETHPHSSIDSFSTTIKAEKIINQGVIRGGSVKAEAQLLNNEKGRIEAVGEIAELILKADEIKNSAAQMINGGRGKTHISATGTIENSQSGVIFGKGETQLTASSIVNHSERQEVSRTNQGGVIASSGALTLNAQKLENRLGTIYQGALATIPSGTMDDRGKFWTDEVKKRQADQAENLLLADKHAAKLELRAVNELENTGGHIIHTSGGDTQITAGQFKNNAGHDEQVESPGLVIGYSNLTLQAHSVSNGQSGQLLAGGNWQISSVTDLQSASSAESPLLAQGDLVNQGVIVSGKRTSLDANQIDNQTEALIKGEQVLLKAKGKLINKGLIYGNTVAVGAQTLSNFESNYTINGYKPSVIAADRNLDIGAKWLENKDHSLLFSGGDMAIGLQLDAHNQAVGKAIRTTNSSATVDAGGQLLINTFRLINKTAYFKTRERVVDEQFIIEVQPEGSTQRYRLDQLAWDASKGGRQVVKDGTAGSFADYTEYGFMRIVKDTVVEECAPATIQAGGDITLSGRVLNDKSKLIAGGAIRPLDHTFEMEDNRDAVNTITQTDIGLSRYTHSEWHGYLRGRDRTYSAFIDYRLSSTEQRKLDLTLQAEGGIVQHENPDLLRIQAHDMSGAMRVRDASQNGLMVPSLPTSGMHIVQTAPEHSVLVEIDPRFHHAGAFLSSNYLLDLLGINPRNAPKRLGGGFYEQQLIRAQSIALTGQYALSYSRNQRAEYQALMRAGAEYAQLAQLELGAPLTAEQQALLPYDMVWLVSQTVRLPDGSKQIVLAPKVYLSGACAYRPQLGGSGIAASEIDLVSQGVIKNAGTMISTGKIHLDAQNIDNRRGTIVSLDRIALHANEDIDGRAGVFAGQQLSLQAERDIHLESQTRTTYAASGSVTTLDGLTHIQAEQLEVRAKRNLDLAAARVEVSQAAILEAGHDLNLGTAETATQQQLIWDARNSLSQSRKTEVGAHIQTGASLELKAGHDFNAAGTYVSVGGDLSIQAGRDINLEAAYEEQAFAESHYHEFDHLFSSSSELTQTKQRGKQALSGLFSGDKVELKAGRNLNAVGSKILSEQRTDLSAGQDVVLDSATQIAEASHYTVTRRSGLLDAGHFGYAVGEREQKSQVESEHTPQVGTMIGSVSGDVYVKAGNEYRQSGSQLVVPAGDIKIQAAKGKIDAAYEQGQIWQHSEYHQSGLMASLSAPVIAAAQTNHQMLQASPQASDPRMQALAAGAGALATKNAYDAIKMDPKAAGGATVSVMIGEDHCETEQMQLSKTALNSTLAAGGNISIQISGLGEESTLDLIGPRIVAKQDIALNVEGRLNVEAAPNSLIEQSQQRSQSSAVGMAATLGSQSSIGASMAVSAGHGHADEAQINYTPALIQAGGRLMLNAQSDVRLKGAQIAAEQVKAQIEGDLEIESVQDTATYHSHSQSISGSASAGPSSAVSLHFSQRRMDSHYLSAAEQAGIQAGDGGFQITVKGDTKLLGSVIAGSDQAVREGRNTLTTATLQISDLTNQANYDATSISLGAGYSKNGKGVGSKQSGEVTTPAHSGNQLASRGGITPAIPLVIGASGEARSMTRSAISGAEIVITDEARQIELTGQSAAKTIAGLNRNVAQSHQALAPIFDRNQIEVGFDIVNALGREAGTFVLNRVREADHKIEQAERLEVLAGNESMPVQQQELIEAAAELREQAQILNKQWGAGGTYRRIVTALTAAASGNVTGTAAEFTQAAALNYLQSLGAEKIKHIADNLNNETTRAALHGALAYGSAVARGQSGGSAALGASASVLVNNLLGPVDEFSEEEKEARKSLVTSLVVGLADAGGADATSAQNAAQIEIENNAIALAAAPLVVTPPGFIFLGALAAGIVVGSAYEWYKKDRANNVEQPGEDEDQIVQPAPPPMVMPMEPQQPFQIPGRAWHQDEEVLLEGMPNQSGEHIVQPLVMPREVQSAGNVMVRPLGEELDIFDTVIFSKGVKEEKTDERLVNKIFGGNRTSLENITSRGTKVESIPDGTRTTADADFDALGLSDIRAIDTNYGQGRVGNLPDGTTVIVRPSRDGRPTIEFQSSNRTIREIRYGRP, from the coding sequence ATGAATCCGATTCAGAATATACCACCCCAGTTTTCCAAACCATCTTCCTCAACAGCTAGCCAACAAACCACTTCATCGAATCGCGAGCCTATACCCGAGCGAGACATTCCGCCGGCAGTTGAGCCAGAATGGGCGATTATACGCAGCCCACAATTACAGAGTGACCTTACGCTAAAGATTGTCCTGCATGAAGTCACCGGCCGGATGCCTGTTGAGCCCAATCTTTTTATCAAGATTGCTGGGCAGCCGGCGGAAATGTCCAGCGTCGAGGCGGATGGCACGACATATTGGGGCTATCGCTTTTTTAATCATGACCGGGTGGTGTTGACGACAGGTTCACCGGTTTGGCGGCAGAATGGTGGCCTTGACGCGCTCAGCGTGACTGAAGGACAAATGACAATCCGCTATGGAGCTAAGCTGAAGCGGTTTGCGCAACTAGATTTAATTGCTGATAGCATCAAAATAGAAGGTGAAGTACAGGCTCAGCGTATTCGTTTACTAAGTGGAGCGAATCAGCTTCATTACACGGAGGCGAGAGGCTGGGAGAATGTGTTTGGTCCACAACTTGCTGGTCAAACCGAGTTACCAGATCGAGGGCGGCAGACCGTGGCCCAACAAGCAAAAGTGCGGGCTGAGCGGGAGCTCTGGATATCAAGCCAAGGCGATTTGGTCAATCAGGGTACTCTGCGTACAGATCATGGCGATCTGCGCTTGACAGGCGCAGGCACATTCACTAATGACGGTGGTCTGGTCAAAATCTCAAAGGGGGCTGGCGTACTCACCGTAGATGTTGCTGCTCTAAGTAACGTGAGTGGAGACATCTTTCATCAAGGAGATGGAGAAAAAGTTGAAATTAAAGCCACTGATTTGAACAATCAGGCCGGAGCTATTCGATCGAATAACGACCTGACGCTTAGTATTAGAGCCTTGGAAGGTTCTGGCGTGATCAAGGCCAAACGTGATCTTTCGGTATCGCTACAGAACGATTACACGCATACCGACCCCCAAGCTTTGCAGGCCGGTCGTCATTTATCCTTTAAGACCCAAGGCAAATTGATTCACCAAAGTGTTTTGCATAGCAGCGGAGAAATGCATATTTCTGCGGCGGAGATCGAGACCCATCCACATTCTTCAATCGATAGCTTTAGCACCACAATTAAAGCAGAGAAAATCATAAATCAGGGGGTGATTAGAGGAGGATCGGTCAAAGCCGAAGCGCAGCTACTGAATAATGAAAAAGGCAGAATTGAGGCCGTAGGTGAGATAGCGGAACTGATCCTCAAAGCGGACGAGATAAAAAATAGTGCTGCGCAGATGATTAACGGTGGCCGCGGAAAAACCCACATTTCGGCGACTGGAACCATTGAGAATAGTCAGTCCGGCGTTATTTTTGGCAAAGGGGAGACCCAGCTTACGGCTTCATCTATCGTTAATCACTCTGAGCGCCAAGAGGTGAGCAGGACGAATCAGGGCGGCGTTATCGCGAGTTCAGGTGCGCTCACCCTCAACGCGCAAAAGCTGGAAAACCGGCTAGGCACGATCTACCAGGGCGCACTTGCCACGATACCCTCTGGCACGATGGATGACAGAGGCAAGTTCTGGACAGACGAGGTTAAAAAACGTCAGGCGGATCAAGCTGAAAATTTATTGCTAGCCGATAAACATGCAGCAAAACTCGAGTTGCGCGCTGTCAACGAGTTAGAGAATACCGGCGGACACATCATCCATACGAGCGGAGGCGACACACAGATTACCGCCGGCCAATTCAAAAATAACGCCGGGCATGATGAGCAGGTTGAGTCCCCAGGTCTAGTGATTGGTTATAGCAATCTCACGCTGCAGGCGCACAGTGTATCGAATGGACAAAGCGGCCAGTTATTGGCCGGAGGGAACTGGCAAATTTCCTCTGTAACGGATTTACAAAGCGCATCGAGCGCAGAATCCCCCCTCCTGGCTCAAGGCGATTTGGTGAATCAAGGTGTCATCGTCAGTGGAAAGCGAACCTCGCTTGACGCAAACCAGATTGATAATCAAACCGAGGCTTTAATTAAGGGAGAACAGGTATTGCTCAAGGCCAAAGGCAAGTTGATCAATAAAGGGCTGATCTATGGCAACACAGTTGCAGTGGGGGCTCAGACTTTAAGTAATTTCGAGTCAAATTACACGATTAACGGCTACAAACCCAGTGTCATTGCCGCGGATAGAAACCTGGATATAGGCGCTAAATGGCTTGAAAACAAAGACCATAGTTTGCTTTTCAGTGGCGGCGATATGGCCATTGGCCTGCAACTGGATGCGCATAACCAGGCGGTAGGCAAGGCGATACGCACGACGAATTCATCGGCCACGGTTGATGCAGGCGGTCAGCTTTTGATCAATACCTTTCGGTTAATCAATAAAACCGCTTATTTTAAAACCCGAGAACGGGTGGTGGATGAGCAATTCATTATAGAAGTTCAACCCGAAGGTTCGACCCAGCGTTATCGCCTTGACCAACTTGCATGGGACGCTAGCAAGGGAGGCCGCCAGGTGGTGAAAGATGGCACTGCGGGCTCTTTCGCTGACTATACTGAGTACGGCTTTATGCGTATTGTAAAAGATACGGTGGTCGAAGAATGTGCACCTGCGACGATCCAGGCAGGTGGGGACATCACCCTGTCTGGCCGGGTGTTGAATGACAAAAGCAAGTTGATTGCAGGTGGAGCAATCCGTCCCCTGGATCATACGTTCGAGATGGAAGACAATCGCGATGCGGTTAACACGATTACCCAAACGGATATAGGTCTATCCCGCTATACGCATAGTGAGTGGCACGGTTACCTTAGAGGGCGGGACCGCACGTATAGCGCCTTTATCGACTATCGGCTTTCTTCTACGGAACAGCGTAAATTGGATCTCACCCTGCAAGCAGAGGGTGGAATCGTTCAGCATGAAAATCCGGATTTATTGAGAATACAGGCGCACGATATGAGTGGCGCTATGAGGGTGCGAGATGCCAGCCAAAATGGCTTGATGGTCCCATCATTGCCAACAAGCGGCATGCATATTGTGCAAACTGCGCCTGAGCATTCTGTTTTAGTTGAGATTGATCCGCGCTTTCATCATGCTGGAGCGTTTCTTTCAAGTAACTATCTGTTAGATTTGCTTGGCATTAACCCGAGAAATGCGCCCAAACGTCTGGGCGGTGGTTTTTATGAACAGCAGCTCATACGTGCTCAAAGCATTGCCTTGACTGGACAGTATGCACTGTCTTACTCAAGGAATCAAAGAGCCGAATACCAGGCTTTAATGAGAGCCGGCGCAGAATATGCACAGCTGGCGCAGCTTGAGTTAGGCGCGCCATTGACGGCTGAGCAACAGGCGTTATTACCCTACGATATGGTCTGGTTAGTGAGCCAAACCGTCAGGTTGCCTGATGGATCGAAACAAATCGTACTCGCGCCTAAAGTGTATTTGTCAGGCGCGTGCGCCTATCGCCCACAGCTAGGCGGCTCCGGCATCGCCGCCAGCGAGATTGATTTAGTCAGCCAGGGCGTGATTAAAAATGCCGGTACGATGATTAGCACGGGGAAAATTCATCTTGACGCGCAAAATATTGATAATCGGCGCGGCACCATTGTAAGTCTGGACCGGATTGCTTTACATGCGAACGAAGATATAGACGGCCGTGCTGGCGTATTTGCCGGTCAACAACTCTCCTTGCAGGCTGAACGGGATATTCATCTGGAAAGCCAAACCCGGACAACGTATGCTGCTAGCGGTAGTGTGACCACATTAGACGGGCTGACCCATATTCAGGCTGAGCAACTGGAAGTCAGGGCCAAGAGAAACCTTGATTTGGCAGCAGCTCGTGTTGAAGTCAGCCAGGCCGCTATTTTAGAAGCGGGACATGATCTAAACTTGGGCACAGCCGAGACAGCGACGCAGCAGCAATTGATATGGGATGCGCGTAACTCGTTGAGCCAAAGCAGAAAAACAGAAGTCGGCGCTCACATTCAAACAGGCGCTTCACTTGAGCTTAAGGCAGGGCATGATTTCAATGCAGCTGGCACATATGTGAGCGTCGGAGGCGATCTCTCTATCCAGGCTGGACGGGATATTAATCTTGAAGCGGCGTATGAAGAACAGGCTTTTGCAGAATCCCATTATCATGAATTTGATCATTTGTTTTCTTCTTCGAGTGAATTAACCCAGACTAAGCAACGCGGAAAACAGGCGCTAAGCGGCCTTTTTTCAGGCGATAAGGTCGAATTAAAAGCGGGGCGGAATTTAAATGCGGTGGGTTCCAAGATCCTCAGTGAGCAACGTACCGATTTGTCCGCAGGTCAAGATGTTGTGCTCGATTCCGCTACGCAGATTGCCGAGGCCAGCCATTATACGGTGACGCGGCGCTCAGGGCTGTTGGATGCGGGCCATTTCGGTTATGCGGTAGGTGAGCGTGAACAGAAGAGCCAGGTAGAAAGCGAGCATACGCCCCAAGTTGGGACAATGATTGGCAGCGTATCAGGCGATGTTTATGTCAAGGCAGGTAATGAATATCGGCAAAGCGGTAGTCAGCTGGTTGTGCCGGCAGGGGATATTAAGATACAGGCAGCCAAAGGCAAGATAGATGCGGCCTATGAGCAGGGACAGATCTGGCAGCACAGTGAATACCATCAATCAGGTTTGATGGCCTCGTTGAGTGCGCCGGTGATTGCGGCGGCGCAAACGAATCATCAAATGCTGCAAGCCAGTCCCCAAGCCAGCGATCCACGGATGCAAGCTTTAGCAGCGGGTGCGGGGGCACTGGCGACAAAAAATGCCTACGATGCGATCAAAATGGATCCAAAGGCCGCGGGTGGTGCGACAGTAAGCGTGATGATTGGTGAAGACCATTGTGAAACCGAGCAGATGCAGCTGAGCAAGACAGCGCTGAACAGCACGCTGGCGGCCGGTGGCAATATATCGATCCAGATCAGTGGCTTAGGGGAAGAATCCACGCTGGATCTGATTGGCCCTCGTATAGTGGCAAAACAGGATATTGCACTGAACGTAGAAGGCCGACTGAATGTAGAAGCTGCGCCGAATAGTCTAATTGAGCAGAGTCAGCAGCGTAGTCAGAGCAGCGCCGTGGGGATGGCGGCAACGCTTGGCAGCCAGAGCTCAATAGGCGCTTCAATGGCAGTCAGTGCCGGCCATGGTCATGCCGATGAGGCGCAAATCAACTATACGCCGGCCTTGATCCAGGCGGGGGGCAGGCTGATGCTCAATGCGCAAAGCGATGTACGCTTAAAAGGTGCGCAGATTGCAGCAGAGCAGGTGAAAGCCCAGATTGAGGGGGATCTTGAAATAGAAAGTGTGCAAGACACAGCGACTTACCATAGTCATTCTCAAAGTATCAGCGGCAGTGCGAGCGCGGGGCCGTCTTCAGCAGTCAGCCTGCATTTCTCACAACGCAGGATGGATAGTCATTATCTGAGTGCTGCAGAGCAGGCGGGGATTCAGGCCGGAGATGGGGGCTTTCAGATCACGGTCAAGGGTGATACGAAGCTTTTAGGCAGCGTGATTGCAGGGAGTGATCAGGCGGTGCGAGAAGGAAGGAACACGCTGACAACAGCGACCTTGCAAATATCCGACCTGACGAATCAGGCGAATTATGATGCAACAAGTATTAGTTTAGGGGCTGGGTATAGTAAAAATGGCAAAGGGGTGGGTTCGAAACAATCGGGAGAAGTCACAACGCCTGCGCATAGTGGCAATCAGTTGGCGAGCCGAGGTGGGATAACGCCGGCAATTCCGCTTGTGATCGGTGCTTCGGGTGAGGCGAGGTCAATGACCCGCAGTGCGATCAGTGGTGCGGAGATTGTCATTACGGATGAAGCTCGGCAGATAGAGCTGACGGGGCAGAGTGCAGCAAAGACGATAGCGGGTTTGAACCGTAATGTGGCGCAGAGTCATCAGGCGTTAGCGCCGATTTTTGATCGGAATCAGATTGAGGTGGGTTTTGATATCGTCAATGCATTGGGTCGGGAAGCGGGGACGTTTGTCTTGAATAGGGTCAGGGAGGCTGATCATAAGATTGAACAAGCCGAGCGTTTGGAAGTACTAGCTGGTAATGAGTCGATGCCTGTGCAGCAGCAGGAATTAATCGAAGCAGCGGCAGAGTTGCGCGAGCAAGCGCAGATCTTAAATAAGCAATGGGGAGCAGGCGGAACCTACCGCCGAATCGTCACTGCGCTGACGGCAGCGGCATCGGGCAATGTGACGGGGACGGCTGCAGAATTCACCCAAGCAGCGGCGCTGAATTATCTGCAAAGTTTAGGCGCAGAAAAAATCAAGCATATTGCGGATAACTTGAATAACGAAACGACTCGTGCTGCGTTGCATGGGGCATTGGCTTATGGCAGTGCAGTCGCACGGGGGCAATCGGGTGGCTCAGCCGCCTTAGGCGCGAGTGCAAGTGTATTGGTGAATAATCTGTTAGGTCCTGTAGACGAATTTTCTGAAGAAGAGAAAGAAGCGCGCAAGAGTTTAGTTACCAGCCTGGTGGTGGGGCTTGCGGATGCAGGAGGGGCAGATGCGACCTCTGCGCAGAATGCGGCGCAGATTGAGATAGAAAATAATGCCATAGCGCTGGCGGCGGCGCCGTTAGTGGTAACCCCACCTGGGTTTATTTTTTTAGGCGCGTTGGCTGCGGGCATAGTGGTAGGGAGTGCTTATGAATGGTATAAAAAAGATCGAGCAAATAATGTAGAGCAACCCGGAGAGGATGAGGATCAGATAGTACAACCGGCTCCACCGCCAATGGTCATGCCTATGGAGCCACAGCAGCCGTTCCAGATTCCCGGCAGGGCATGGCATCAGGATGAAGAAGTGCTGCTTGAAGGCATGCCGAATCAATCTGGAGAGCATATCGTTCAACCTTTAGTGATGCCAAGGGAAGTTCAATCAGCAGGTAATGTGATGGTGAGGCCGCTTGGTGAGGAGTTGGATATATTTGACACGGTTATTTTTAGTAAGGGGGTTAAAGAAGAAAAAACTGATGAGCGGTTAGTAAATAAAATATTTGGTGGTAATCGCACTAGTTTAGAAAATATTACATCTAGAGGAACCAAGGTGGAAAGCATCCCGGATGGAACGAGGACTACAGCAGATGCAGATTTCGATGCGCTTGGCTTAAGTGATATCCGTGCTATTGATACAAATTACGGCCAAGGGCGGGTTGGAAATCTACCTGATGGGACAACTGTTATTGTTCGCCCAAGCCGTGATGGGAGGCCAACTATTGAGTTTCAATCATCTAATAGGACTATAAGGGAGATACGTTATGGCCGTCCATGA